The window TAAGCGTTATCCCTTGACTAGATTAAAACGAATATTAATTCATTGCTTATTACAAACCAGCAAAAAAGATTTTCATAATTTCAATACAATCGGCCCGCAATATGCCAGAATTTTAGCCTTTGATGATACCGGTCGTGACTTAATAAAAACCAGCAAAAAAACTGCTACTATCCCCTTAATCTCTAAGCCAACAAAATTTATTAACAGTAATGATATTTTTCAACATCAGCTTTCACCACTACAAAAAATGTTAGCCATTGATATTAAAGCTACTGATATTTATAATTTAAGCCAAAATAAACCTTCAGGTGCTGATTTTGTCACTAGTCCACTTTATTGTACTTAGCAATAAGTTCTGTTATGGTTGGTAACATTTCCTTAGTGGCAATTTCTCCTAAAGCTACCGCTTCTTCCATATAGTCAAAAGAACTTGGTGAAATATGACCAACATCAGGTCTAATCATTACCACCTTGTCATCATTTATCCTGTTCTTCATCAGTTCATGTTCCATAATATCGATAGATTTTATAATAACATCAAAAAAATTATTTATTTTGCAAAAAGTACTGGCATACGATAAGTCTACGGCAATAACAATATCTGCACCATTATTAAACGCAATATCAATCGGCGTTGGATTCACTACCGCCCCATCAACCAATAACATTTCGCCTTTTTGATAAGGCATAAACACTCCGGGAATAGAAATACTGGCTCTTACAGCTTCCGCAACACTACCTTCACTAAATACAACCTCTTCGCCAGCATTAAGATCTGCTGCCACAATTGACAGTGAAATATCAGTTTCGCTAAATTTTCTTTTTTGCGTCAATAGCTTCATAATTGTTAAAGCTTGTTCACCTGAACACAACCCCATCTTACCAATCTTAATATCAAACCAGTGTTCGCGTTTTAAGTTCATTGCCAACTTTAAAATATTGTCAGTAGTATGACCACAACAATACAATGCTCCAATTAAACTACCCATACTACAACCAACAATATGATCTATTTTTATATTTTCATCTTCCAGAACTTTTAACACGCCCACTTGCGAAATTCCTCTTAACCCACCTGAACCTAATACTACTGCAATCTTTGGTTGCATTAACTCACCTCTATGACAAAGAAAACAAGGAGCAAAGCGCCTTGTTTTTATTTTTTATGAATTTTTCTTTTGTTTAATATGTTCATGCGATTTTGTCACTGACTCTAACACATTGCTGACATTAGCAATCACATGTTGAAACACATCGTCGGCATAATTTAAAGAATCAGCCTTTAAGTCAGCTGCATTTTTCTTTGCTCGTTCCAAAATAACTTCTGCTTGTTCCGTTGCTTGTTTTACAATCGCATGTTCATTGATTAGCTTATTAGCATAATTTTTTGCTTGATCAATAATTTCTTTGGATTCTTTATTCGCTGAATCCAAAATTCTTTTTCGCTCTTTCATCAAACCTGTTGCTTCTTGAATTTCGCGAGGAAAATCATTGCGTAATTGATCTAACAATCTTACTAAATCATCTTCATCAACCATTCTCTTGTTTGTCAACGGTACCCTGTTAGAATCCAAAATCAACTGTTCAATAGAATCCAAAATTTCATCCATCGCCATTTAATAAAACACCACCTATTTTATATTTCCGCAAAATGCTTTTTTAATTTTACTTCTACATCAGGAGGGACAAGTCCTTTTATCTCGCCACCAAATCTCGCCAACTCTTTTACTCCGGTAGAACTTAAGAACGAATATTCATTGGCGGTCATCATAAAAACTGTTTCAATCTCCGGGGCAACTTTTTTCATTAATAATGCTCTTTGAAACTCATAATCAAAATCGCTAATTGCTCTAAGACCTCTAATAATAACATTACCACCTTGTTTTTTCACATACTCATTTAGTAAGCCCGAAAAGCAATCAATTTTTATGTTTTTAATATGACTGGTAGACTTTTTTATCATTTCAACACGTTCTTCCATACTAAAAACCGGCTTTTTATTAGGGTTATGAAAAACACCTACGATTAATAAGTCACACATCTGACTAGCACGTTCAAAGATGTCGATATGTCCATTAGTAACGGGGTCAAAACTGCCTGGGCATACTGCTATTTTCATTATTTTACCTCCAAATCAAGAACTGATTTTATATAAAATAAAGCTCACTATTGTTTCACCATATTTTTCACTACGACGCACTTCATAATTTGAAAAATCACTTGTTATAAGTTCATGTTTGGAATGCTCTACTACAATAATTGCTTCATCTTCTAATATCTCATTTTCTTCTAGCTTAGTTAGCGTTTTTTCCACCAACCCCTTGTTATAAGGTGGATCGCAAAAAATTAAGTTAAATTTATAATGTTCACGCGCTAATCTCCCTAAGGCGACAAAAGAATCCATTTTGTAAACTAACGCTTGCCCTTGAAGCTTGCACAAATTAACATTTTCTTTAATTGCATTAATGCTATTTTGATTTTGATCAATAAATATAGCCTTAGCAGCACCACGACTCAATGCCTCTAACCCCAAATTACCGGTGCCACCAAACAAATCTAGTACTTTAGCATCAACTACAATATCACCTAAAATATTAAACATTGATTCTTTAACGCGATCAGCAGTTGGTCTGGTATCCATCCCCTTAGGTGCTTTTAATCTAGTGCCTTTTGCTAATCCTGTTATAATTCTCATCATTATTCCCCTATTTATATATATTCAATATATTAACACATTTATCCAAACTAGTGAACTACATTTAATAAACTGTGCTAAAATAGTAAATATGTCCAATATTTTTACATTGAGGTATGACTATGAATAAAAAAATCATTATTGCCATTTTATGTTTATTATCAATGATAACAATTTATTTTTCAACAGGGTTAAAAACTATTACAGCTTATCCTGAACAACCTTATAGACTAACAGTATTATTAATGCCTCTTGACAGCCGACCGGCTTGCACAAATTTTGTCGTTGCTTTAGGTAAGATTGCCAATATTAAAGTTATAGTTCCACCGTCAGAACTCTTAGATAATTATCAACAGCCTGGCAACAAACAAGCTTTAATTAATTGGTTACAGCAGGAAAGTAGTAGTGCCGATTATGCTATTATTTCGACCGATATGTTAATTCACGGTGGTTTATTAAATTCCAGACTAGCATCCGGCTCAGTTACTGATGAAGATAACGCTATAATAGCATTACAAAATCTACACAACACTAATCCAACCTTAAAACTATTTGTTTTCAATATA of the Negativicutes bacterium genome contains:
- a CDS encoding patatin-like phospholipase family protein gives rise to the protein MQPKIAVVLGSGGLRGISQVGVLKVLEDENIKIDHIVGCSMGSLIGALYCCGHTTDNILKLAMNLKREHWFDIKIGKMGLCSGEQALTIMKLLTQKRKFSETDISLSIVAADLNAGEEVVFSEGSVAEAVRASISIPGVFMPYQKGEMLLVDGAVVNPTPIDIAFNNGADIVIAVDLSYASTFCKINNFFDVIIKSIDIMEHELMKNRINDDKVVMIRPDVGHISPSSFDYMEEAVALGEIATKEMLPTITELIAKYNKVD
- a CDS encoding ATPase — protein: MAMDEILDSIEQLILDSNRVPLTNKRMVDEDDLVRLLDQLRNDFPREIQEATGLMKERKRILDSANKESKEIIDQAKNYANKLINEHAIVKQATEQAEVILERAKKNAADLKADSLNYADDVFQHVIANVSNVLESVTKSHEHIKQKKNS
- the coaD gene encoding pantetheine-phosphate adenylyltransferase — protein: MKIAVCPGSFDPVTNGHIDIFERASQMCDLLIVGVFHNPNKKPVFSMEERVEMIKKSTSHIKNIKIDCFSGLLNEYVKKQGGNVIIRGLRAISDFDYEFQRALLMKKVAPEIETVFMMTANEYSFLSSTGVKELARFGGEIKGLVPPDVEVKLKKHFAEI
- the rsmD gene encoding 16S rRNA (guanine(966)-N(2))-methyltransferase RsmD, which encodes MRIITGLAKGTRLKAPKGMDTRPTADRVKESMFNILGDIVVDAKVLDLFGGTGNLGLEALSRGAAKAIFIDQNQNSINAIKENVNLCKLQGQALVYKMDSFVALGRLAREHYKFNLIFCDPPYNKGLVEKTLTKLEENEILEDEAIIVVEHSKHELITSDFSNYEVRRSEKYGETIVSFILYKISS